The following coding sequences are from one Caldibacillus debilis DSM 16016 window:
- a CDS encoding SWIM zinc finger family protein: MDDLEYLILRFGDHLSQNLHYRDGSDQHTVQRGLFLYRQNRVRSLRLSDDILYATVQDVVPAQVELDLYLKHGSCTCPEKRICKHQMAAFFAVYGRFFPVSEWLETWRDRSEQLSLGIFSSASPKKGPVAEPKGKGSRKEILESTARKAAKSFVQSVVSGKNDMSSLFFQIYADMAIQKIDDSLSSDWEMTPVEMVFACTVFLQGVFEELEKVPALSSETAENFLDLFDVFVGKIENAIARMPRPLPFKAEPLLNRLASISGKFLEREEPFFTVRLYLYWKIWADLLKDKSRRKKEFDRLSRLFKKSGENELLAQAFLCHFFLAGRMKETLTALNASDDGYYFLHHIFLSYSLDNGDLRTAEKILASILHILPGVIENRSPDEIRRFHSWLEGKLFSYAEESGDYDLAEKLFSGLFPHSARSLIRLFLKTEQYGKLSDLLLAAGYGVDNIEGKLLKEISRKDPESLLAIYHWSILREIEAKNRNHYRKAVSHLKKLKAIYKKLKREEEWNRYFDRLLKQFRRLSAFREECKRGKLIHEA; encoded by the coding sequence ATGGATGATCTGGAATACTTGATTCTCCGTTTTGGCGACCATTTGAGCCAAAACCTTCATTACCGGGATGGCAGCGATCAACACACCGTACAGCGGGGTTTGTTTCTTTACCGGCAAAACCGGGTCCGTTCCCTCCGCTTGTCCGATGACATTTTGTATGCGACCGTTCAGGATGTCGTTCCCGCCCAAGTAGAGCTGGACCTTTATTTGAAACATGGGTCCTGCACCTGTCCGGAAAAGAGGATTTGCAAACATCAGATGGCCGCCTTTTTCGCCGTCTACGGCCGTTTTTTCCCGGTCAGCGAATGGCTGGAAACCTGGCGGGACCGATCGGAACAGCTTTCCCTCGGCATCTTTTCTTCCGCTTCCCCGAAAAAAGGTCCGGTAGCGGAGCCGAAAGGGAAAGGAAGCCGGAAGGAAATTTTGGAATCGACCGCCAGAAAAGCGGCCAAATCGTTCGTCCAATCCGTTGTTTCCGGAAAAAACGACATGTCTTCCCTCTTCTTTCAAATATACGCGGACATGGCGATTCAAAAGATTGACGATTCCCTTTCCTCGGATTGGGAAATGACTCCGGTGGAAATGGTGTTCGCCTGTACCGTTTTTCTGCAGGGAGTTTTTGAGGAACTGGAAAAGGTCCCCGCCCTTTCCTCCGAGACGGCCGAAAACTTTCTTGACTTGTTTGATGTCTTTGTTGGAAAGATCGAGAATGCCATCGCTCGCATGCCCCGTCCCCTTCCTTTCAAGGCGGAACCGCTGTTGAATCGGCTGGCTTCCATTTCGGGAAAATTTCTGGAGCGGGAGGAACCTTTCTTTACGGTCCGTCTGTATTTGTACTGGAAGATCTGGGCGGACTTGTTGAAAGACAAATCCCGGCGGAAAAAGGAATTCGACCGGCTGTCCCGTTTGTTTAAAAAAAGCGGCGAAAACGAGCTGCTGGCACAAGCCTTTCTTTGCCACTTTTTCCTTGCCGGACGAATGAAAGAGACGTTGACAGCCCTCAATGCGTCGGATGACGGGTACTATTTTTTACACCATATTTTCCTTTCCTATAGCCTGGATAACGGGGATTTGCGCACGGCGGAAAAAATTTTGGCTTCCATTCTTCACATTTTGCCTGGCGTCATTGAAAACAGATCCCCCGATGAAATCCGCAGATTCCATTCCTGGTTGGAAGGGAAGTTGTTTTCGTATGCGGAGGAAAGCGGGGACTACGATCTGGCGGAAAAGCTGTTCAGCGGGCTTTTTCCCCATTCCGCCCGTTCCCTCATCCGTCTGTTCCTGAAAACGGAACAATACGGGAAACTTTCCGATCTTCTCTTGGCGGCCGGCTACGGGGTGGACAATATCGAAGGGAAGCTGTTGAAGGAAATTTCGCGGAAAGACCCGGAGTCGCTCCTTGCGATCTATCATTGGTCGATCCTCCGCGAAATCGAAGCGAAAAATAGGAACCACTACCGAAAGGCCGTCAGCCATTTGAAAAAACTGAAGGCGATCTACAAGAAACTGAAGCGGGAAGAAGAATGGAACCGGTATTTTGACCGTTTGCTGAAACAATTCCGCCGGCTTTCCGCCTTCCGGGAAGAATGCAAAAGGGGTAAGTTGATCCATGAGGCATGA